The DNA segment ATCTGCTTCATGATATCATGTTTTTATTGGTTTTACTGCTATAAGtgatcggcttacctagttttagagactaggtgccataatGATCCTCAAGGTGGAATTTTGGGACGTGACAGGCCCGCACCCCGGAACTCGACAAAACCCACAAATTCTGAAAatccattccaatacgagtctaAATATAAAAGTTTCATCCAAATACGACTCCAAATCGGGATTCAAATCTCTATTTTCTTAGAAAAGTTTTTCCAAAACCCCCAAAATACACTTTCTTATATTTCAAGCCAAActcctcttttcttctttaaGATTCCTTGATTTAGAGCCAAAATCACTGGTAGATTCATGTTATAATCATAAATTTGAGTTAGGTTTACTTACCCAATGAAGTAGATGAAAAATGTCTCAAACATCGCCTCTTTCTGACCTCCAAAACATTGTGAGAAAATGTAACTAAATCCcgaaataagtaaataaaaaccGCAGCAGCTGTCCCAACCTGAGTCAGATGTTATATGATCCTGAAACTCACATTTGATAAGCCCAACATAATCCTTGTGAGATTAGACCCAAGATAAccttttgaatcacccaatttggcaTTAAAATaagggagatatgatgttttgaagttaAAGGAAGTTCGAAAATTTCAGGGACATAACcggtatttttggaattgttaCACCAGAAAATCAACAATCACAACATCATTGTTTTAGCActcaaaactcattcggaacctcccgAACACAAtccatatatgcatttcaattaCAAAACATGCTATGAACCTATTCACGCACTTAAAATACCTAAAAGAGACCGTCCTAACCCGATATTGaccgtggtcaaattccaaatctttaatttaactagtctttcaaccaatgatccaaaatatacccgagcccctcgggacccatccaatcataccaacaagtacaaatacattatccaaacttattaAAAGCCTCAAAACACCCATGTTAACATCACAACTAAGAATCGAGGCTCAAatcgaatttttttttatcttaagTTGTTAAATATTCATTCTTTCACAGAGTGTCCAAATCATACTTAGACACTTCATATTACTTCtgaactttgcacacaagtttaatttaactatatagacctatccaaatTATCGGAACACCAATTGGAATCTAAtagcatcaaagtcaactcttggtgaAACtgatgaactcttaagttcttcaaattgccaactttcgacaaaaaaGTGTCAaattcttctaggaacctccaaaagtAAATTCAAATATACATACAGTCTAATATCATTGTAAGGACTTATCGGAATCATCAAAACCTGATTCCGAGTCCATTTACccacaagtcaaatcttggtcaactcttccaatttaaatctCCCAAATCGAGAGTCATTCTTCAAGATCAATCCCGAACCACTCAAAAATTTAAaccgaccatacacacaagtcatagtaCATCATATGAAGATACTAAAAGTATCAAATCACCAAACGGAATCCTAAATCTTAAAACGACTGGTGGAATCGTTACAAATAAAGGGCTTGGTTGTTTTGCTAGATTTCTGAGCGCTACATGGTGTAACTGTAGTTCAACTAGCATAGTATTTGAGGTAGTAGCAAGAGGTGACAATGAAGGTGAAACATCAAGACTAGGTGGAGAATCAGGAACCATTAGTTTAGAGAAAAGAGAATGATGATCTAGTAGTTCAAGAGAAGCGACATGGGTATCTGGTAATATAGATGATATAGTAGTTAGTAGAGAATCAAAGTCATGAAGAAAATCTGAAGAGGGATGCATAGGATCAAAATCAGAAACAAGGAATTTATCCTTTGGATACTtgaatggaaaaactccttcttTGAAACTAACATCTTGGCTAACGATAAATTTATTAGCTTCAATATCATAAAGTTGGTACCCCTTTTGTTTAGGTGCATAACCCATAAAAATAATAGGAATATTCTTAGGGGTGAAGTTATCATGAAAATTAAGTCTTGTAGCATAACAAAGACATTCCATGATTCTTATATGGTCAAGGTTAGGTGACTTCCCATGAAATACTTCATAAGAAGACTTTCCATGTAAGATAGCACTAGGTAGcatgctaataatgtaatttGTTGTAAGAATGCACTCCCTCCCAAATTTTAGTGGAATGTTGGCTTGAATCTTAAAGCTCTTCCTACATCAAGAAGGTACTTGTGTTTTCTTACCACAACTCTATTCTGTTGTAGAGTATGTACACAAATGCTTTGGTGAATAATGCCTTTGGATTTGAAAAGGTTAGAACAAAGGgtgtgaaaatttttagaactattATCTGATCCGAGAGTTTTAACAGAAGTGGGGAATTGGTTTTTATTGATGAAGAAAGTCATTCAATACAACATACACATCACTCTTCAATATTAAAAGGAAAGTCCAAGTCAATTTTGTATAGTcctaaaaaagaataaaaaagtacTTGAAACCATTATGAGTACATACTCTATATGGAGTTTAGACATCCATATGTACAAATTGAAATGAACAAGTAGATTTGAAAGTACTATGGTTTGTTTGTCTAGTGCGAAAACATGACAGTTACAAGTAGAAATAGGAATACTAGACAAATGTCTAGTTATTGCAGAAATTTTGTGTAAAAATGAAAAGGGGGCATGACCCAGTATTTCCATAAAATACTTGTACTTTGTTGAGCGAAAGTAGACATGCATTTAGAAGAAGGAATAACATTGAAGAATTGAGGATGTAGTGGGAACTCTTGATTTACCAATCCCTTTCACCGTGCCATTGGAGAGGTTTTGAAAGACACAGAATGTGGGTGAAAATTGACCGAATATTTAGTTACTTTGTATATCTATAAATCGATAGAATATTATACTAGAATTGAGGAACATAGAGTACATTATGAAGTATATAAGAGTTGGGCAGAATGTATGTTCCTACATGAATGCTTATAGTATTACTTCCATTAGGTATATATATAGAGGCAGATTTAGGTTTTGAAACTGGATTTGGACATAATAGTAGATTCAAATATGAGGCCATATGATTAGAAGTATTAGAGTCAATAATCCAACAACTTTGATCAATAAGTGAATTACCTGCCATATTGGCAACATCTGGTGGCCGACTCTCTTTGTTGAATTTGCTAGTACTGCTTAGTGGTGAATAGTTGAAATATTAATTTGATGTCCATCATTATAAAACTCCTCACTGTTATGTACATTGTGTGCCATATTTCCAGGATAGTTATATGCTCCTCTTCTCTTGTTGTTACCAAACTTGAATCTCGATGGATAACCCGTCAGTTAATAAAAAGATTTTCTTGAATGTCCCTTATTTTTATAATAATCATACAACAACCATATATTCTTCCTAGGTCTCATATTAAAGGCATTTGTTTTAATTAGTGCACTACTTTTAGCATTCAGAGGTGTACTTCCTAAAATCCCACATTGTAACATACTACTGCTCATCCTCTGACTTTCCTCTTGAACTATTATTGAGTAAGCTTGATCAAGAGTAGGTATTGGGTGCATTATCAAAATCTTGCTCTATGGTTCATAAAGATCATTCAGCCCCATTAAAAACTTCATGAATTTCTGCTGATGAAGAAATATGATAAAAATCTTGGACTGAAAGGGGATAATCGACTTAAATTCATCCCACATATCATTAAGTCTACAAAAATACATAGAGACACTAGAAATTTTATGTGTTAAGCAACTAATTTTCCTATTCATGTGATAAAATTTGGTAGCATTCACTTTATTAAACCTCTCCTTCATTGCTTTTCAAACCTTCTACGTATTTGTGAAATAACTAATTCCTCTTATGAGTTCCAGTGCAACTGAACTCATATTCCATGAGTGCCCAATTACATTACATCTATCCGAATAACATAATTTAAAAAGGTCTTTTTTGTACTGATCTCCAGTACATAATCCATCTATAAATCCCAGTTTGTTCTTGAGAAGAAGTTACATTATCATAGATCTACTCCCTTCTAAGTAGTTTTCTGTCCCAATCAGTAGCTAAGGAACAAGCAAAATATCTAGTGTTCTGACAAATGAACATATAACGGATATAACGACCAGACCGGTTGTTTAGAGCTCTGCatgtcgttcggcagtttgagatcATAAGTAGCTTCACTATATGTATTATGACATGGATGTGCAGTTGGTTTCGATtttcgagaagttcagagttgatctggaagaataattctcaatttggaagctttaagtagGAAGAGTTGACAaaggtttaacttttgagtaaattgtcttggaatcgagatttgaaggttcttaTAGGTTTATAAGGTAATTTcatacttgggcgtatgttcggattgagtatcAGATGGtcctgttacaccccatattttcgtacataaaagtacgtcgtaagtcaattaatgtaagcttagaaatgagattatctttgaaagtacacaaagtaagttaatcatgttaccttgaaggttacaaatacttaagatcatgaactgcatataccaagagggttggacggtttagaagctaaatgaatcgaagaaaataagtttcgtcgaaagtcgacaagttgggaatattataactcatactttggggtgagactagagtaattaacatgataataaggtgaggttatgaggtattatagttttatgatattcGTGTGTTAAATtttaaagtcaagcgagttatgaaaccaAATTCGACGAAAGTCATCGCAAGTTATGTTCATAAATTGTACTAGAATTTGGGTTTAATGTCAGTGAGTTTTTCTCTTTATATACTTGGAGTTAAGTGATTATCCACTCACAAAATgtaagatctacgagtctagtttctaacgcattaaaccgtccGTCGATACGACGTTGGAGTAAAGAGATATTCGcatatttgcgagactgcgcaagcagctccttatgggacccacttaggcggtggccGACCTACCTCactttaaaaatgatttggacGACCATTCTTATCATTTTTCGACCCAATCCCTACCTAAATAGATTCCATAAGGGTTTGAAGGGGAATTCAAATAGTTACACTATAattcaacatcaaaagttagtcctagtgaagaacaacatctctttgaggttgtgttatCATTGAGGATTATTGTAGGTTGTGTTTGGATGAAATTGCAAGTTGTTGCTACTGGTTAGGGTAAGTATAATATCCTaataattgtgcttaagctttcttgtatgttggttaagttgttaggatgataaactacaagataatacttggattagcttgagATGTTGCTCTTGATGGATTGTTTTGAAAGTTACTCTTATGAATTTTAAGTGGCTAGAAATTATGGGAAGTAAATTGGCTATGATTAGTGGTTGGCAAATGGGCAGGTTGGTCCGATTTAGGTGGGTTAAAAATAGGTTAAGCAAAAATAGTTTGGGTAGATAGctaggacaatattaaagtattcataagagatatatgttatgagactgataagcgcactagtcaacatttgaggattaatgttccaaaggaggaaataatattacaccccatattttcgtccGCGAAAGTACATTGTAAGTCAagtgatgtaagctcagaaatgagatcatatttAAAAGTAcacaaagtaagttaataatatttccttggaggttacaaatacgTAAGATCATGAATTGCAAGTACCAAGAggtttggaaggtttagaagctaaacgaatcaaagaaaataagtttcgtcgaaagtcggcaAGTTGGGAGTGTTATAACCCGTactttggggtgatactagggtgattaacatgataagaaggtgattttatgaggtattttagtcatatgatagtcgTTTTTTACGTtttaaagtcaagcgagttgtgaaacaaaagtcgacaaaagtcgtcacaagttacgttcataaattGTACTAAATTTTATGTTTAGTTGCACTgagcttttctcctaatatacttggaGTTACGGGATGATCCACTCAGAAAAtttaagatctatgagtctagtttctaactcattaaacctttTGTCGAttcgacattggagtagagagatattcgcgtttttgcgagactgcgcaagcagctcccttTGGGATCCATTTAGGCggtggtcgacctacttcactttaaaAACGATTTGGATAAACATTCTTTATCATTTTTCGACCCAACTTCATCCCTACActcctcctaaccctcctaaacatattccATAAGGATTTGAAGGCGAATCCAAGTGATTACACTATACTTCAACATCAAAAACTAGtcctagtgaagaacaacaccccTTTGAGggtgtgttgtcattgaggattatTGTGGGATGTTTTatggctgaaatttcaagttgttaggatgataaactacaagataatacttggttTAGCTTCAGATGTTGTTCTTGATGGATTATTTTGAACGTTGTtcttatgaactttaagtggcCGGAAATTATGGGAAATAAATTGGCTATGATATTGTTAGTATGATTATATTGGTTTATATGTCAATCTTGTTGAGGAAATTGGTAACTAGACAAGGAAATGTCTATAAAGCATTTGGAAGTTGTCCAAAGTGATATTATCTTGTGTTGGGCTATTTCAGGTAACTTTGAAATTAAGTAGAAGGTTGGAAATTCTTTAAAAAGTATTGGTTAGTAGACTGAATATATTACTAAATTTAAGAATGAATGATAATGGGGTTGAAGGGTTATAAAGGTATTTaatccgagcttgccgctcgtcgtgaagtagttgtgacttgttgttgttataaggTATCTTtttattgatacttatatgttgtTGGATTactctggttgttgttgttggtatatggtattggaggaggccatTGTTACAGGGGAGGTGCTGCTCGAATTTAAGTAAACAAGCTACTAGCTTAAGCTACAGACTTAGCCTTTAattagcactgattttgaatctccttgtgCTATGTTTAATTAGCCTTTAATTAGCACTAATTTAAGTCCTCAGATTAGCACTGATTTTGACTTAGCCTGTAGATTGAGTTgcgttgtttgaagagttgcttggaaggtattaaggaatcAACgtggataaggtatgttaaggctaaacctttccttcattttggcatgatcctgtaactacatgcgtttgataacgagacataaagagaagttcgtattcctgaatttatgtacattatcctagtctcataagttacattATTCTCCCTTATCGAAAATTTATATttagttaagtattgtcttctttcaatcaagagagcagagggtctatatatatatatatatatatatatatatatatatatatatatatatatagtattacagtattttcaccaccaccgAGCTATTTGGTGGGAAGGCCCCTATTggacaacctctgatcagatggtaagttatataccgagtctactgtggccgagcgcctatgagcgagcccggAATGACCGAGATACTGAACCTATTATggacgagcgcctatgagcgagcctactacggcaaattagttacacgtaccgagccttataggtccggacaactattttacttcctttattgagagagttgagtcagtatcagcaggtaagcatatcttcagatcatctttgactcccagttaccttcagttattatattatcattttaGTCTTAGTTTTCAGTTATTGtatcttacatactcggtatattatttcgtactgacatcccttttataggggacgctgcatttcataccTGCAGGTCATGATAGACAGccggatagaccttcccagtagacaaagCCAAACATCAACctgattggtaagctccactccCCGGAGTTACCTGGTCTAGCCTTTAAAATCCATTATATATaaaggtttgatgggtaggtcgaggccctatcccgaccttgaTACAATTAtattatctctagaggcttgtagacgagtcctgtatattttgtatatcagtattGTGCCTTTGACAACCCTGTGTACATGTtcagtttggtattgctggttaTAGACGTTCATGGCAGCCTCGTCAGCCAACACAGTTATGTATATGAGATTTTGGGTATGTCTACCCCTCAGATAAGATAAACATTATTTtctgatgattcagaatatggcttCATCGGCCTTGATTGGTATTGTCAGCTTGCAGGTAGGCCTCGCTGGCTTAAGTttagggttacccctccagagtttacAGTTATAGAGTGGTACACTCAGGCCGAGTATGGCATCGAGTGCTGGCCATACCtccctaggtttggggcgtgaaaaacttggtatcaaagtagttctgtcctagggagtctacaagccgtgtttaGTCGAGTCTTGTTTATAGCTGGTTTgcgcaccacattatataaatagGAAGCTATAAGGAATTTAAGAGTCTGTTACGattctttcaaattcaaatcaTGCTATAGAGCTAAGTCATAAGAGTTTGAGCCAGGACTTATGTTTGCTTATGATACATGGATGCTTGCAATTATAAAGATTATAGCTAGCCAAAGGGCTAACACAACAACAAGTAAGTGCACTAATAGAGGGAGCGTTCTTGACGATATGGCCCAGTTTGAGGCCCTAGCAGATCGTGCATACAAGATGTGCATATTTCCTACTTACGACCCTATGATGGGAATATCTAACACACCCTGAGAATAGCAAGTCATAGGAGTATCAGAAGGTTAAATATAAGTTTCAACGGGTAAAAGAAGCATGgtaaagaagggtacgaggtacccagttagtaaaTATTATAAGTATTtccaattcaagcagagaaatataggCATTCTGAGTTattttcaacagtaacagaggtatgtataaatGGTCACACCCATCTTAgctatgccctatgggagctaacatatatagtttaagagaagaatcggatatcaggatccaactagggttagagtaacccaaaatggtggatggattgttagcgttagctaatattttcgaaggatattgcaaacatGGTAATAGTtcttcttgtgagacacctaggTGGTTCACTCAagaatagtacagtcagatatgaatactagaatgtttagAAATCTCAGAAGATAGGTACCgaaatcctagaagggataaatatttaccctAGGTATGACTCccatccctagtaaagagagaattttaggcgacccgaagagccagtgagatggagcaaggggagctaaagtgaaagaatgttttgttatagtttttagaataaagtgatagacataaatattagcaggagaataagaagagagtaaataaagcattatgagtaagatgtgataaatgggtggtAACGGTAAATCAATATATGGCAGGATGaaagagtctatagtcaagtgaagaaaaagacaaaaggagataggccttgagataataaaagagtataagccataaattcatatcctcatttcgagaaatgggttggtgactccaacgtgattactaGAAGGATAAGTTAGACCCCTCgaagtaatagaaattagtatgagctagtaaacaagataaaaattgaacatgaattagggatagaaggatttgataatagtcgacatcgtgaAAATTTCAGAGACCGTATTCTGGCAATAATAgagtggacaacagaagaataacctttaaaggtcattcaggaagacgcttccctttAGCAAGTGCTATAAGACGAGTTAAGATTAAGGGACTAAgcgtgccagttacactaggtttcaccctcgtgcgtaagaaatttagttatccctggtataGAATAGTTACCaaaaggcgagtaagggtcattgaagaTGTGATAAGACACCAACGATGAAGAGTTAAAATATCTACATGTAAAACTTCAAAGAATTAAATGTTAGTACTTCCCAAAAGGGTGAAGCTGGTGTAATATGGTATTGAATCGGAGTTAAGTAGTTCAGGTAAATATAGAATGGGAAAGGAATAATGTGGTAAAAAGGCAAAAGGAATAAGGTTACATTTAttcaaatcctatagatatgTTACAACTCCAAAACGTTATGTAAGAACGATGCTAAGAATATGCAGTAAAGGTTCCCTGCCAGGATGTTAATTGATAAATAAGTgggaatggacacttgatacattagGAGCCAGTGCGAAAGGTAAGTTAAAACAAAAGACATAGCCCAAGAGAGGTTACATAATATATAGATATGAGCATGGACCGACGAGTAgttagttgattcaggaagagcctagttatggctagacaagaggtctaagataaatcagcagatcatgcaagataaacatagtgaaacccaacataggaaattcagtctcgcagatacgagatcgtAATCCTGGAAAAATATTCAGATAtaagtcggggtagttaaaggtatcgtataagtgttacaaaaataaaagagagtgccacagGGGAGACAATCAAAATTCAAGTTCAGAAGTAAACCTATGAGCACAAGGCAcgaaggtaagtaactaaggataattataggcgagtaagaacatcaaaaattccgtcgggtatacaatgtaataagcttgtagatttacaagagtcagagggtctcccctaagtactacaacaaaagactagctgaggaaataaggaagaaggcttcaacctaggCATAGTAACctgaagaagaaatgatcttgtaacaacagtctcactaagacattgtatgcactccataagaaagtggcacctatcgtgactaatgaacaggaaaaaaatcaaaagtaatattagAGGTCATACGAGTTGCATACAATTCCAATAtgcgtgggcactaagataagccaagtattcatgcaacaagtggcagaacgaccaggaaaagtaattgcatacGTTTAAAGACAACAGAGAAGGTACAAAAGGAATTATTTTGATCTATGGCCCaaagttagttacattatgacaACACTTTGTATTATACATgaagcatatatgttgacattcttaCAGTTATAGGGCCAATATAAGCTAAAACTACGTCACAGACAAAGGCTTGAATTGATAGAAGA comes from the Nicotiana tabacum cultivar K326 chromosome 14, ASM71507v2, whole genome shotgun sequence genome and includes:
- the LOC142168950 gene encoding uncharacterized protein LOC142168950, producing MECLCYATRLNFHDNFTPKNIPIIFMGYAPKQKGYQLYDIEANKFIVSQDVSFKEGVFPFKYPKDKFLVSDFDPMHPSSDFLHDFDSLLTTISSILPDTHVASLELLDHHSLFSKLMVPDSPPSLDVSPSLSPLATTSNTMLVELQLHHVALRNLAKQPSPLFVTIPPVVLRFRIPFDIEDDRSVLKMKLEIEAMEQNHTWKVVDLLPGKVPMGSKMTTMRTVMAIAPLKHCPIFHMNVHNTFLNGDLDKEVYMILPQKFSSPEGGHGELVI